CGGCTCCCCCGAATGGCGCTACCTCCGCCTGCCACCTGTTCTCCTCTACGCCCGCACTCGAAAGGTCAGTTGGTACTACTGGGCCTTGAGCAGGAGCCCCAGGCCGATGACACAGGCGAACCAGACCAGGCCGATGCCGACCGTGATCCGGTCCAGGTTGCGCTCGGCAACCGACGAACCTCCGAGACCGCTGGACACACCCCCGCCGAACATGTCGGACAGGCCACCGCCACGACCTTTGTGCAGCAGCACGAGGACGATCATGAGCAGGCTGGAGATGACGAGGAGAACCTCGAAGAGGGTGATCACGCCGGGAATCTTAACCGACGCCTGCGACTTTCTCGGGATCGGCACCCAAGTTCGGGCGAATCCGAGGTTCTCTATAGTTCTCGGGTGCTGAACATCCGCATCCTCCCCCTCCTGGTCCTGGCCTCCGTGGTGACCGTCGTGCTCGACGGGCTCGGCATCCTGGGCCACGAGTGGTGGGAGTGGCAGCGGATCCACGGCCTCTGGCGCCAGGTGGACCTGAACCAGGAGGGCAACTTCGCCAGCTGGTTCGAGGCGTTCATCCTGCTCTGCTGCACCATCGCTGCCGCCGGGAACACCGTGCTGGCCCGGTCCCGGAACGACCCGCACGCCCGCCGCTGGTTCGTCGTCAGCGCCCTGCTGCTCGTGATGACGGTCGACGAGGCCTCGCAGATCCACGACATGGCGACCAGCGGGATGCGCAAGCTGCTGGACGTGGAGATGGGCGACAGCCTCTTCTTCGCCTGGGTGATCCCGGCAGCACTCGTGCTTGTCGTCGCGGGGCTCTACCTGCTCCCGCTGCTGTTCGCGCTGGAGCCGGTGGCCCGCCTGGGGCTGCTGCTCGGCGGCGGCGTCTACTTCGGTGGCGCGCTCGTGGTCGAAGTGATCTCCGGGAAGGTGATCACCCCGGGCCGCGACTCGCCGGGGTACCACGCGATCACGCTCTTCGAGGAGGTGCTGGAGCTGGCCGGCAGCCTGATCGTGCTCACGGTGCTGCTCGGCATCATCGAGCGCGCGGACGCCACCATCCGTCTGCGCGCGACCGCCACCACGATTCAGGCGACGGTCGAGCAGCGAGCCTGATCAGATGTTGGTGGGGATGTGCATGACGGTGCCGCCGTCCACCACGTACTCCGAGCCGGTCGAGAACGACGACTCGTCACTGGCGAGGAAGACCACGAAGGTCGCGACCTCGTCGGGCTGACCGGCGCGACCCAGCGGGATCGGGATCAGTCCCTCGGGCATCTGGTCGGTGGCCGGGGTGCTGATCCGGCCGGGGTGGATCGAGTTCACCCGGACGTTGTGCGGAGCGAGCTCCATCGCCAGCGACTTGGTGAGGCCGGTCAGGCCCCACTTCGAGGCGACGTACCCGTGCGCCCACGGCGTTCCGCGCAGGCCCTCGATCGAGGAGGTGTTGATGATCGAGCCGCCACCGGCCGCGATGATCGCGTCAGCGGAGGCCTTGGCCCCGAAGAAGGCGCCGGTGAGGTTCACGTCCAGCATCTGCTGCCACTGCGCGGCCTTGTAGCGCTGGAGCTGGCCGCCGTTGAAGATGCCGGCGTTGTTGAAGAGGACGTTGAGCTTGCCGAATTCCGAGACGGTGAGCTCGACCGCGGCCTTCCAGTCCTCCTCGGAGGTGACGTCGAGGTGGACGTACCGCGCGGCGTCCCCGAGCTCAGCCGCGAGGGCCGCGCCCTCCTCGTCGAGCAGGTCACCGATGACCACCTTCGCGCCCTCGGCCACCAGCTTCCGGGCGCTCGCCCCGCCGATGTTGCGCGCACCACCGCTGATCAGAACGACCTTGTCGTCTACACGTCCCATGCCGGAGACGATACATTGTTTTCTAGAACACGTTCTAGGAGAAGAGGCTCCCGTGAGCAGGATCCGTGTCGCCCAGGTCGCCACCGGCAACGCCGGCATGCTGACCCTTCGCCAGCTGATCGCCGACGACCGCTTCGAGCTGGTCGCCGTGAGCACGTCCAGCCCCGACAAGGTGGGCAAGGACGCCGGTGAGCTCGCCGGCGTGGAGGCCGTGACCGGCGTCCACGCGGTCGGTGACCTCGACGCACTCATCGCCACGAAGCCGGACGCCGTCGTCTACTGCGCGATGGGCGACACCCGCCCGGTCGAGGCCACCAAGGACGTCATCAAGCTCCTCGAGGCCGGCATCGATGTCGTCGGGTCGGCACCGGGCACGCTCCAGTTCCCCTGGGGCACCATGGCCGACAAGGTCATCGACAAGGTCGAGGCGGCCGCGCAGGCCGGGGGCGCCAGCGTCTACATCACGGGAGTGGATCCCGGCTTCGCGAGCGACCTGATCCCGCTCGCCCTGGCCAGCACCTGCCAGCGGATCGAGCAGATCACGTGCTACGAGCTCGCGGACTACGCGACGTACGACGGCGCCGAGGTGATGTTCGACCTGATGGGCTTCGGTGCCCCGGTCGACTCCACTCCGATGCTCTTCCTCCCGGGCGTCCTCGGCCTCGCCTGGGGCACCGCGATCCGGATGATGGGCACCGCGCTCGGGATCGAGGTCGACGAGATCGTGGAGTTCTGGGAGGCCGAGCCCGCCCCGGAGACCTACGAGATCGCGGCGGGCACGATCAAGGAGGGCACCATCGCCGCCCTGCACTTCTCGATCAGTGGCATGGTCGACGGCCATCCCGCCATCGTGGTCGAGCACGTGACGCGCACCCGCGACGACCTCCGTCCCGACTGGGCGCGACCGTCCTCAGGAGGCGGTGCCTACCGGATCGAGATCACCGGGGAGCCCAGCTACGTCGTCGACGTGGTGCCGAGCAGCGAGCACGGTGACCACAACCACGCCGCGATCGTGGCGGCCTGCGGCCGGATCGTGAACGCGATCCCCGACGTCGTCGCCGCGGCCCCCGGCATCCGGACCACGCTCGAGCTGCCGCTCCCCACCGGTCGCGGCACGTTCGTCGCGCCGGCCAAGGTCTAGGAGGCGCGCACGCGCGCGACCTCGAGGAGCTCCTCGAGGCAGGTGCCCAGCAGGCGCAGGAAGCCGGCCGGATCGGGCATCGACTCCGGGGTGGTGATCAACCCGAACGCCACCTTGCCGGCGTAGGTGTAGGCGACCACGTTGACGTTGGTCAGCTCGATCGACACCGCGATCGAGATCCAGGAGACCACCTCGACGTCCCCGAGCCAGCGCTGCTCCTGGGGTCCGCTCACGTACGCGGTCAGCAGGTGGATCGGGGTGAGCGGCCACAGGTGCACGAACCGGTTGCGCAGAGGCGGGATGAACCGGCCGAACTCGGACCCGAGCGTCTGGAGCCGGAAGCCACGGGCGCGGCGGAACAGCACCGTCTCCGCGCAGCTCGCACCCACCCGCTGCACGGCCCGCACCGGGTCCGGTTCCTCGACGTGCAGCCAGTAACGGGCGGTCGCCAGGTTGTTGCCGGCGTAGCGCTCGAGGCTGCGGTCCTCGATCACCCCGAAGCTGCCGACCAGCGGCTCGGTCGGCTGCACGCCGTCGGCGAGCATCCGAGCGCGCAGGGCGCGGGTGATGACGCCGTGGACGGCGCCGTTGACGTTGGTCCCGGTCAGGGACGCCAGCTCGCGGAAGTCCGCCAGCGGCAGCTCGGAGACGGCGCACAGCCGGCCGCCCGCGGAACGCTGGTTGAGCTGGGAGCGCCGGACCATCCCGTGCGGGATGAGCTCCTTGTCCGGGCCGTACCTGCGCGACTGCCGCAGCACGTCGGCCAGGGCGCCCGCGACGTCGTACAGACGTCGCGGCAGCGGCGCCCGGTACTCGGGCCCCAGCAGGG
The DNA window shown above is from Marmoricola sp. OAE513 and carries:
- the secG gene encoding preprotein translocase subunit SecG produces the protein MITLFEVLLVISSLLMIVLVLLHKGRGGGLSDMFGGGVSSGLGGSSVAERNLDRITVGIGLVWFACVIGLGLLLKAQ
- a CDS encoding glucose 1-dehydrogenase; the encoded protein is MGRVDDKVVLISGGARNIGGASARKLVAEGAKVVIGDLLDEEGAALAAELGDAARYVHLDVTSEEDWKAAVELTVSEFGKLNVLFNNAGIFNGGQLQRYKAAQWQQMLDVNLTGAFFGAKASADAIIAAGGGSIINTSSIEGLRGTPWAHGYVASKWGLTGLTKSLAMELAPHNVRVNSIHPGRISTPATDQMPEGLIPIPLGRAGQPDEVATFVVFLASDESSFSTGSEYVVDGGTVMHIPTNI
- a CDS encoding diacylglycerol kinase, which translates into the protein MSRIRVAQVATGNAGMLTLRQLIADDRFELVAVSTSSPDKVGKDAGELAGVEAVTGVHAVGDLDALIATKPDAVVYCAMGDTRPVEATKDVIKLLEAGIDVVGSAPGTLQFPWGTMADKVIDKVEAAAQAGGASVYITGVDPGFASDLIPLALASTCQRIEQITCYELADYATYDGAEVMFDLMGFGAPVDSTPMLFLPGVLGLAWGTAIRMMGTALGIEVDEIVEFWEAEPAPETYEIAAGTIKEGTIAALHFSISGMVDGHPAIVVEHVTRTRDDLRPDWARPSSGGGAYRIEITGEPSYVVDVVPSSEHGDHNHAAIVAACGRIVNAIPDVVAAAPGIRTTLELPLPTGRGTFVAPAKV
- a CDS encoding wax ester/triacylglycerol synthase domain-containing protein — its product is MEFEAMTGSDWMLLEFEYPDTPMHTLKMVVVDGAGRGRPVTLDEVAAVVPRYLDLSPRFTSRAEKRAGRWLWIRQPLRISDHLDERTLGSPDAFDDLCSALSQEQLDRSRPLWAITLVHGLAEGRQAIVVRVHHALMDGSSAQRIFTRVTNTEPGVPAPLPEPSTLLGPEYRAPLPRRLYDVAGALADVLRQSRRYGPDKELIPHGMVRRSQLNQRSAGGRLCAVSELPLADFRELASLTGTNVNGAVHGVITRALRARMLADGVQPTEPLVGSFGVIEDRSLERYAGNNLATARYWLHVEEPDPVRAVQRVGASCAETVLFRRARGFRLQTLGSEFGRFIPPLRNRFVHLWPLTPIHLLTAYVSGPQEQRWLGDVEVVSWISIAVSIELTNVNVVAYTYAGKVAFGLITTPESMPDPAGFLRLLGTCLEELLEVARVRAS